Below is a genomic region from Enterobacter hormaechei subsp. xiangfangensis.
AGGTTCATACAGGCGATGGCCGCGGCGCCTGCGCCGGAGACCACCATGCGCACGTCGGAGAGATTTTTCTCTACCACGCGCAGGCCGTTCAGAATGGCGGCGGTACTGATAATCGCCGTGCCGTGCTGGTCGTCATGGAACACGGGAATGTTCATACGCTCGCGCAGCTTCTGCTCGATATAGAAACATTCCGGCGCTTTGATGTCTTCCAGGTTGATGCCGCCGAAGGTCGGCTCCAGCGCCGCCACCACGTTGATGAATTTATCCGGATCCAGTTCGTCCACTTCGATATCGAAGACGTCGATACCGGCAAATTTCTTAAACAGAACGCCCTTCCCTTCCATCACCGGCTTACCGGCCAGCGCACCGATGTTCCCTAACCCCAGCACCGCCGTACCGTTAGAGATAACGGCCACCAGGTTGCCGCGCGCGGTGTATTTGTACGCTGCCAGCGGATCTTTTTCGATTTCCAGGCACGGAGCAGCCACGCCCGGCGAGTAGGCCAGCGCCAGATCGCGCTGGGTCGCCAGCGGTTTGGTCGGGGATACCTGGATTTTACCCGGAACAGGAAACTCATGAAAATCGAGAGCGCTTTGTTTTAACTGATCATCCATCTTGTTATTCCTTTCACGTTTCGGTCAAAAAGGGTGATGTTGACGTTCCTATGCACACCCTGGTGTGCCGCATAGTATCGCCGCAGGCAGGCTCCTAAACTTTGAAGGCTGCCAAACTCTCACCATTGCAGAATAAAAATTGTTATCAATTTATAACAGCCATGTTACCCGTCTCAGAAAGCAATGCCTCCCCCGTCTGCTATGCTTTTTTGTTAAGTCCATCATGATTTTCTCAGAAGTGTGAACTAACGCACTCGACTAACTCTTTTATTTCCAAGGAGTAATTATGAACCAGCTAGACGGCATCAAACAATTTACCACCGTGGTTGCAGACAGCGGCGACATCGAGTCGATTCGTCACTACCAGCCGGAAGACGCGACCACCAATCCCTCTCTGCTGCTCAAGGCGGCCGGTCTTGCGCACTTTAGTCATCTGATTGATGACGCCCTTGCCTATGGCAAACAGCGCGGGAAAACGCAGGAGCAGCAGGTCGCCGAGGCCAGCGACAAGCTGGCGGTCAATATCGGTGCGGAAATTCTTAAAAGCATACCGGGACGCGTCTCCACCGAAGTGGACGCCCGCCTCTCGTTTGACCAGGAAAAGAGCATCAGCAAGGCTCGCCGCCTGGTGGAACTCTACCAGGAGCAGGGGATCGATAAATCACGCATCCTGATCAAGCTTGCCTCTACCTGGGAAGGCATCCGCGCGGCGGAAGTGCTGGAGAAAGAGGGGATCCACTGCAACCTGACGCTGCTGTTTTCCTTCGCCCAGGCGCGTGCCTGCGCCGAAGCGGGCGTGTTCCTGATTTCACCGTTTGTCGGACGTATCTACGACTGGTATCAGGCGAAACAGCCAATGGATCCGTACGTGGTGGAAGAAGATCCTGGCGTAAAATCGGTGCGTAATATCTACGATTATTACAAGCAGCACCGCTACGAAACCATCGTGATGGGGGCCAGCTTCCGCCGCACGGAGCAGATCCTGGCGCTCGCGGGCTGCGACCGGCTGACCATCTCCCCTGACCTGCTGAAAAAGCTTCAGGAGAGTGAAGAGACGGTGATCCGCAAGCTTGTGCCGACCTCCACCGTTCTGCCAAAACCAAAACCCATGACCGAAGCGGAATTCCGCTGGGAGCACAATCAGGACCCAATGGCCGTGGAAAAACTGGCGGACGGCATCCGTCAGTTCGCCGTCGACCAGCGCAAACTCGAAGATCTTCTCGCTGCCAAACTTTAACCTTGCCACGGAGTGAACTATGTCCCGTAAAGAGCTCGCCAACGCCATTCGCGCCCTCAGCATGGATGCCGTACAAAAAGCCAATTCCGGCCACCCTGGCGCCCCCATGGGTATGGCTGATATTGCCGAAGTGCTGTGGAACGACTTCCTCAAGCACAACCCGACCGATCCGACCTGGTACGATCGCGACCGTTTTATTCTCTCCAACGGTCACGCATCGATGCTGCTCTACAGCCTGCTGCACCTCTCCGGCTACGATCTGCCGCTTGAGGAGTTAAAAAACTTCCGCCAGCTGCACTCCAAAACGCCGGGCCACCCGGAGATCGGCTATACGCCGGGCGTTGAAACCACTACCGGCCCGCTGGGCCAGGGGCTGGCGAATGCCGTCGGCCTGGCGATTGCAGAGCGTACGCTGGCCGCGCAGTTCAACCAGCCCGACCACGAGATTGTCGATCACTACACCTATGTCTTTATGGGTGATGGCTGCCTGATGGAGGGGATCTCCCACGAGGTCTGCTCGCTGGCGGGCACCCTGGGCCTGGGCAAGCTGATTGGCTTCTACGATCACAACGGTATCTCCATTGACGGGGAAACCGAGGGCTGGTTTACCGACGACACGGCGAAACGCTTTGAAGCCTATCACTGGCACGTGGTGCACGAGATCGACGGTCACGATCCTGAGGCGGTGAAAAAAGCGATTCAGGAAGCGCAGAGCGTGAAGGACAAACCGTCCCTGATCATCTGCCGCACCACCATCGGCTTCGGCTCGCCGAACAAAGCGGGCAAAGAAGAGGCGCACGGCGCGGCGCTGGGTGAAGAGGAAGTGGCGCTGACCCGCCAGAAACTGGGCTGGAAACACCCGGCCTTTGAGATCCCAAAAGAGATCTACAAGGCCTGGGATGCTCGCGAAACAGGTGAAAAAGCGCAGCAGGCCTGGAACGAGAAGTTTGCCGCTTACAAAAAAGCGTATCCGGAGCTGGCGGCTGAGTTTACCCGCCGCATGAGCGGCGGCCTGCCGGAAGACTGGGAAGAGAAAACCCAGGCGATGATTGAAAACCTGCAATCCAACCCGGCGAAAATTGCCACCCGTAAGGCATCACAAAACACCCTGAACGCAATTGGCCCAATCCTGCCCGAACTGCTGGGCGGATCGGCGGATCTGGCGCCAAGTAACCTTACCATCTGGTCCGGCTCTAAATCCCTGAAGGAGGACATTGCCGGGAACTACATCCACTACGGCGTGCGCGAGTTCGGGATGACCGCCATTGCCAACGGCATCGCCCACCATGGCGGCTTCGTGCCGTACACCGCTACCTTCCTGATGTTTGTCGAATATGCCCGTAACGCGGCGCGTATGGCGGCTCTGATGAAGGCGCGGCAAATCATGGTGTACACCCACGACTCCATCGGACTGGGTGAAGATGGGCCGACGCACCAGGCGGTAGAGCAGCTGGCGAGCCTGCGCCTGACGCCAAACTTCAGTACCTGGCGTCCGTGCGATCAGGTTGAAGCGGCAGTGGGCTGGAAGCTGGCCGTAGAGCGTCATAACGGACCCACGGCGCTGATCCTGTCGCGCCAGAACCTGGCGCAGATCGAGCGCACGCCGGAGCAGGTGAAAAATATCGCCCGCGGCGGGTACATCCTGAAAGACAGCGGCGGCAAGCCAGACGTGATCCTGATTGCCACCGGTTCAGAGGTGGAAATCACGGTAAAAGCGGCGGAGAAACTGACCGCCGAGGGTCACGCGGTGCGCGTGGTTTCCCTGCCTTCAACGGATATCTTTGATGCCCAGGATGAGGCGTACCGCGAATCGGTGCTGCCTTCAAACGTCGCGGCGCGCGTGGCGGTTGAAGCTGGCATTGCCGACTACTGGTACAAATATGTGGGTCTGAAAGGGGCGATTGTCGGCATGAAGGGTTACGGTGAATCCGCCCCGGCCGATAAGCTGTTTCCGTACTTCGGCTTTACCGTTGAGAACGTAGTGGAGAAGGCGCTGAGCGTGCTGTAGTGCGATCTGCGTTGCCGGGTGGCGGCTGCGCCTGACCCGGCCTACAAATCGGCAAAACCCTACCTTGTGATCCACAGCGTGGGCCAGGCATCTGGCCCATTCCAGTTATCACAGCTTGGCTCTTCCGCGTAGCGTACCAGACGGAAGCGCTGGCCGTTAAAACGCCAGCGGGTCTGGATCCCACAGTCGCCAATCCCGCGTCCCAGCGCCAGCGTGGTCAGCTCGCGCGTTTTTTCATCGAAGCTGGCATTCATCAGCTCCATGTCGCTACTCTGGCTGGAAGGGGTAAACGGCAGACGCAATCTCACGCTCCTGGCCGCAAACGGTTTTTTACGCGACACCAGCCACGCCAGGTCGACGGTGTTGTACGCCCCCGCCTCACAGCTGATGATCATCAGCGCTTTGTCATCGGTCAGCGCGGTCACGCGCACCTCACGCCGGTTCGGATCGAGAGAGCACTGGCTGTGGTTCATGCGCCAGTTACCGTAATCCAGCAGATCGTTCAATTCGTTATGCGTCAGCGGCGTTGGCGTGGGGTTCACCACCGCCACCTTTTTTAATGCCGGCGCAGGCGGCACGCTCAGCGGTGGACTATCCCCTTTTTTAATCCATGCCGTTTCACTTCCGACGCGTTTTTGCTGGGCATCGATAAACAGCAGCGCCGCTTTCAGCCCGGCCAGAGAGATTGTCTGCTTCCCCCCGCGCAGAGTCAGCGCCTGACCTTCCTGAATGGTTTTCAGAAACGTGGTGATGGTGCCCGTATCGTCTGTTTTAAGATGCCAGGGGGTTAACTGCCAGTGTTGCGACGTGAGTTTAAGCGGCACATTGTCGAGCAGCAGGCGCGGGGCGATGTCAGGCTCTTTCACCGGAGGCGCCGAAAGCCCACCGAGATCAATGCGCAGGCTGGCGTCCGTTTTTGCCCCCGCACTGCGGCTCAGCGACATGACCAGACCGCGATGCTCGCCAGTGTTGCGCGCTACGCAGAAGTTCTGGTTATTGCAGGTCACCTGCCAGTCTGAAAAAGACTGCTGCGCAGGCGCAGCCCACACCCGAGGCGCGGGAAGCACGCAAATGAAGAAGAGAAGAAAAACGCAGTAGCGCATGAACGGCACAGCCCCGCAAACGAATAGGTCAATCTGGGGCGTATCTTCGTGCCCTGGGCGGGCTGGCTCAATCGGATTTATCGGATAGATTTATCTGAAATACAACTTATCGCGCTTCCGCCGCGGCATTCATCAGCCCGCTGGTTTGCAGATATTGCAACAGGATCACCGCTTTACCGTCGCGGATCTCGCCGCGTTTCACCATGTCAACAGCCTTAGCGAAAGGCATTTCCAGCACTTCAATGTCTTCGTCGTCCACGCCACCGCCCCGGTGCGTGCGCTGGGCATCGGTATATTCCGCAATGAAGAAGTGGATCAGCTCGGTGACCCCGCCAGGGGACATAAACAGCTCAAAGACTTTCTGCACCGTCCCCACCTCAAAACCCGTCTCTTCAATGGCTTCTTTGCGGATACACACTTCCGGCTCATCGTCGTCCAGCAGACCTGCACAGGTTTCAATCAGACGTCCGTCCGCGTTGCCATTGACCCATGTCGCGATGCGAAACTGGCGGATCAGCACTACGCTTTGCTTTTCACGGTTATACAGCAGAATGGTTGCACCATTGCCCCGGTCGTAGACTTCGCGTTTATGGCGAATGACGTCCCCGTTCTTACGGGTGAGATCGTAAGTGATGTTACGCAGGACAAAGTAATTTTCAGAAAGGATTTTGTCTTTAATAACGCTAATGTTCAGAGACATACGGGCTCCACGGCAAAATGAGTCTGTTTATACTACGCTGTGAAGCCCGCTTTGTCGCCCGTCTGCGTTAATGCATGTTGCGCGGCGGCACGCCAAGCCAGTCCATGATCCCCTGCGCGGCATGGCGCCCTTCCGCCATCGCGGTGACCACCAGATCTGCACCGCGTACCGCATCACCGCCAGCAAAAATCTGCGGATTCGAGGTCTGGTAGCGATAACGGCTCTCC
It encodes:
- the tal gene encoding transaldolase, with the translated sequence MNQLDGIKQFTTVVADSGDIESIRHYQPEDATTNPSLLLKAAGLAHFSHLIDDALAYGKQRGKTQEQQVAEASDKLAVNIGAEILKSIPGRVSTEVDARLSFDQEKSISKARRLVELYQEQGIDKSRILIKLASTWEGIRAAEVLEKEGIHCNLTLLFSFAQARACAEAGVFLISPFVGRIYDWYQAKQPMDPYVVEEDPGVKSVRNIYDYYKQHRYETIVMGASFRRTEQILALAGCDRLTISPDLLKKLQESEETVIRKLVPTSTVLPKPKPMTEAEFRWEHNQDPMAVEKLADGIRQFAVDQRKLEDLLAAKL
- the tkt gene encoding transketolase codes for the protein MSRKELANAIRALSMDAVQKANSGHPGAPMGMADIAEVLWNDFLKHNPTDPTWYDRDRFILSNGHASMLLYSLLHLSGYDLPLEELKNFRQLHSKTPGHPEIGYTPGVETTTGPLGQGLANAVGLAIAERTLAAQFNQPDHEIVDHYTYVFMGDGCLMEGISHEVCSLAGTLGLGKLIGFYDHNGISIDGETEGWFTDDTAKRFEAYHWHVVHEIDGHDPEAVKKAIQEAQSVKDKPSLIICRTTIGFGSPNKAGKEEAHGAALGEEEVALTRQKLGWKHPAFEIPKEIYKAWDARETGEKAQQAWNEKFAAYKKAYPELAAEFTRRMSGGLPEDWEEKTQAMIENLQSNPAKIATRKASQNTLNAIGPILPELLGGSADLAPSNLTIWSGSKSLKEDIAGNYIHYGVREFGMTAIANGIAHHGGFVPYTATFLMFVEYARNAARMAALMKARQIMVYTHDSIGLGEDGPTHQAVEQLASLRLTPNFSTWRPCDQVEAAVGWKLAVERHNGPTALILSRQNLAQIERTPEQVKNIARGGYILKDSGGKPDVILIATGSEVEITVKAAEKLTAEGHAVRVVSLPSTDIFDAQDEAYRESVLPSNVAARVAVEAGIADYWYKYVGLKGAIVGMKGYGESAPADKLFPYFGFTVENVVEKALSVL
- a CDS encoding DUF1176 domain-containing protein, producing the protein MRYCVFLLFFICVLPAPRVWAAPAQQSFSDWQVTCNNQNFCVARNTGEHRGLVMSLSRSAGAKTDASLRIDLGGLSAPPVKEPDIAPRLLLDNVPLKLTSQHWQLTPWHLKTDDTGTITTFLKTIQEGQALTLRGGKQTISLAGLKAALLFIDAQQKRVGSETAWIKKGDSPPLSVPPAPALKKVAVVNPTPTPLTHNELNDLLDYGNWRMNHSQCSLDPNRREVRVTALTDDKALMIISCEAGAYNTVDLAWLVSRKKPFAARSVRLRLPFTPSSQSSDMELMNASFDEKTRELTTLALGRGIGDCGIQTRWRFNGQRFRLVRYAEEPSCDNWNGPDAWPTLWITR
- the nudK gene encoding GDP-mannose pyrophosphatase NudK yields the protein MSLNISVIKDKILSENYFVLRNITYDLTRKNGDVIRHKREVYDRGNGATILLYNREKQSVVLIRQFRIATWVNGNADGRLIETCAGLLDDDEPEVCIRKEAIEETGFEVGTVQKVFELFMSPGGVTELIHFFIAEYTDAQRTHRGGGVDDEDIEVLEMPFAKAVDMVKRGEIRDGKAVILLQYLQTSGLMNAAAEAR